In Argopecten irradians isolate NY chromosome 11, Ai_NY, whole genome shotgun sequence, one DNA window encodes the following:
- the LOC138334809 gene encoding methyltransferase-like protein 27 isoform X1 — protein sequence MLITRMCRLRRYINSLLEEEVRNKRMAEEKARRFIQSSDMPDSQAYCANYGAHRPGMSMREVAEYYSKWASEYEHDLSQDRYLGPFYACKAVAEEYPITSTDRKSVRILDVACGTGFLGEKLRAEGFATVDGLDPSDKMLEVARKKQIYSELYCEFMSASALPITNDKYACVVVAGGMGEGHIPCAAVPEMVRIVQPGGYVIIVMREEYLTHVQEYAGRLEECFLKLQNEGKWKRCSRAVVPKYSFDNNGVIFKFKVC from the exons ATGCTTATCACACGTATGTGTAGACTCAGACGTTACATCAACAGTCTTCTAGAAGAGGAAGTTAGAAACAAGAG AATGGCGGAGGAAAAAGCACGCCGCTTCATACAGTCCAGCGACATGCCAGACAGTCAGGCATACTGTGCAAATTATGGTGCCCACAGACCCGGTATGAGTATGAGAGAAGTGGCCGAATACTACTCGAAATGGGCAAGCGAATACGAGCAT GACCTCAGTCAGGACAGATATCTCGGTCCGTTTTATGCATGTAAGGCGGTGGCGGAGGAGTACCCGATCACCAGTACTGACCGGAAGTCGGTCAGAATTTTAGATGTGGCATGTGGGACTGGATTTCTAGGAGAAAAG CTTAGGGCTGAGGGTTTCGCCACTGTGGATGGTTTGGATCCGTCCGACAAGATGTTGGAAGTAGCCAGGAAGAAGCAGATCTACAGCGAATTATACTGCGAGTTTATGTCGGCCTCCGCCCTTCCTATTACCAATG ATAAATATGCGTGCGTCGTTGTTGCCGGAGGAATGGGTGAAGGTCACATACCATGTGCAGCTGTACCAGAAATGGTTAGGATTGTCCAACCCG GCGGATACGTCATCATCGTTATGAGGGAGGAATATCTAACGCACGTGCAGGAATACGCCGGAAGGCTAGAAGAATGTTTTCTTAAATTACAGAATGAAGGGAAATGGAAACGTTGTTCACGAGCGGTGGTACCGAAGTATTCCTTTGATAACAACGGGGTCATATTTAAGTTCAAGGTGTGCTAA
- the LOC138334809 gene encoding methyltransferase-like protein 27 isoform X2 produces MFNWSLSNKPLNLIGGLDFKYRMAEEKARRFIQSSDMPDSQAYCANYGAHRPGMSMREVAEYYSKWASEYEHDLSQDRYLGPFYACKAVAEEYPITSTDRKSVRILDVACGTGFLGEKLRAEGFATVDGLDPSDKMLEVARKKQIYSELYCEFMSASALPITNDKYACVVVAGGMGEGHIPCAAVPEMVRIVQPGGYVIIVMREEYLTHVQEYAGRLEECFLKLQNEGKWKRCSRAVVPKYSFDNNGVIFKFKVC; encoded by the exons ATGTTTAACTGGTCATTATCAAATAAACCTCTGAATCTTATAGGAGGACTTGACTTTAAATACAG AATGGCGGAGGAAAAAGCACGCCGCTTCATACAGTCCAGCGACATGCCAGACAGTCAGGCATACTGTGCAAATTATGGTGCCCACAGACCCGGTATGAGTATGAGAGAAGTGGCCGAATACTACTCGAAATGGGCAAGCGAATACGAGCAT GACCTCAGTCAGGACAGATATCTCGGTCCGTTTTATGCATGTAAGGCGGTGGCGGAGGAGTACCCGATCACCAGTACTGACCGGAAGTCGGTCAGAATTTTAGATGTGGCATGTGGGACTGGATTTCTAGGAGAAAAG CTTAGGGCTGAGGGTTTCGCCACTGTGGATGGTTTGGATCCGTCCGACAAGATGTTGGAAGTAGCCAGGAAGAAGCAGATCTACAGCGAATTATACTGCGAGTTTATGTCGGCCTCCGCCCTTCCTATTACCAATG ATAAATATGCGTGCGTCGTTGTTGCCGGAGGAATGGGTGAAGGTCACATACCATGTGCAGCTGTACCAGAAATGGTTAGGATTGTCCAACCCG GCGGATACGTCATCATCGTTATGAGGGAGGAATATCTAACGCACGTGCAGGAATACGCCGGAAGGCTAGAAGAATGTTTTCTTAAATTACAGAATGAAGGGAAATGGAAACGTTGTTCACGAGCGGTGGTACCGAAGTATTCCTTTGATAACAACGGGGTCATATTTAAGTTCAAGGTGTGCTAA
- the LOC138334810 gene encoding G-protein coupled receptor dmsr-1-like has product MTEYTSNVTQGPFDTIELNALNTYEGSTSNHVLNSTQDEGMSALEVFSQKYAPLHGYISVIVCVFGIIANVANIVVLTRKNMITTTNIVLTWLAVTDSMKMLDYLPFVTYFYILKDNDLNYFSSRSYSWMCFLLFHASFSIVCHTVAIWCTIVLAIMRFLIIWFPAKGSMWCSHRRAKISIGVVYISVVIICIPNFMMNTMREDLKNVTDVNGNTYTDVIYHSDIRTKGVFAVVKDINFYIQALLVKLVPCVTLTIFTFLLIYAMHKAYKKRMALKNQGKKEDADRHHEHNRTTGMLLAVVVLFLITELPQGMLTLLIIFIPSTQKSVYNPLGDVLDIVALCNNAINFVLYCSMSTLFRDTFVRIFCNCCPKNRPGWSKTKLITNGNGRKYNSTHDDTTATAV; this is encoded by the coding sequence ATGACTGAGTACACATCTAACGTCACACAGGGACCATTCGACACCATAGAACTGAATGCGCTGAACACATACGAAGGTTCTACGTCAAATCATGTACTAAACTCTACGCAAGACGAAGGGATGTCAGCGTTAGAGGTCTTCAGCCAAAAATATGCACCGCTTCATGGATATATCAGTGTCATTGTCTGTGTCTTCGGAATTATAGCCAATGTCGCTAATATAGTGGTCCTAACCCGTAAAAACATGATTACAACGACAAACATCGTCCTCACGTGGCTAGCCGTCACAGactcaatgaaaatgcttgatTATTTGCCTTTTGTGACTTACTTTTACATTCTAAAAGACAATGACTTGAATTATTTCTCCTCGCGTAGCTACAGTTGGATGTGTTTTCTGCTGTTCCATGCTAGTTTTAGTATTGTGTGTCATACCGTAGCGATATGGTGTACGATCGTGTTGGCCATCATGAGGTTTCTTATTATCTGGTTTCCGGCTAAAGGTTCTATGTGGTGCAGTCATCGCCGAGCTAAAATATCCATTGGAGTCGTCTATATATCTGTTGTCATCATATGTATACCTAATTTTATGATGAATACGATGAGGGAAGACCTTAAAAACGTTACAGACGTGAACGGTAACACGTATACGGACGTTATATATCATTCCGACATACGGACGAAGGGGGTGTTTGCTGTGGTGAAAGATATCAATTTTTATATTCAGGCACTCCTGGTGAAACTCGTCCCGTGCGTTACTCTTACAATATTCACATTTCTCCTTATCTACGCCATGCACAAAGCTTATAAAAAGCGAATGGCACTGAAAAACCAAGGCAAGAAAGAGGACGCAGATCGTCACCATGAACACAACCGGACCACCGGCATGTTACTGGCCGTTGTGGTTCTGTTTCTTATAACTGAACTTCCACAAGGCATGCTCACTCTTCTTATCATCTTCATTCCATCGACACAGAAGAGTGTATACAATCCTCTGGGCGACGTCCTTGACATTGTAGCCCTATGTAACAACGCCATCAACTTTGTGCTCTATTGTAGTATGAGCACGCTCTTTCGTGACACATTCGTCCGAATATTTTGTAATTGCTGTCCGAAAAATCGTCCAGGTTGGTCAAAGACGAAACTGATTACGAACGGAAACGGTAGAAAATATAACTCAACACACGACGATACGACAGCCACGGCTGTATAA